In Kribbella amoyensis, a single window of DNA contains:
- a CDS encoding TRAP transporter substrate-binding protein, with protein sequence MTAILRRLLAAAVLASLLTGCLRGTTSGDKAGGHGAPIVLRLAGADPSLEDEPAVAYFAQRVGQRSGHRLKVEIVNGWGGSRPSAEQRVVRAVAGGKADLGWVGTRVFDTLGVRSLQALTAPMLVDSYPVQRAVIESELPEQLLSPLDTLKVTGLAVLADGLQKPVGTRQPLLDPGDWAGIGFQSARSELHATSILALGATPVELCCEALDQALVAGTASGLAQNLRTYQDKGMENLARYVTVNVNLWPQTLALIAGSERFAQLTGRQRSWIRAAAADAVQRSLDLADNDAQYVHDLCGSVAFFATASQPQLADLRRAFVGVYRELERDPLTKATIGRIRQLKDAATPAEDVDIPPACTRARAEDPPAARPATALTGVYRWTLTEDDALALGTSLDRDPGKLASMPWIFTMTLGPQTWTLHRNARIEKGSGSYLVEGHRITFFWPRPAGISVLTFTVSENADGDLTLEPELPMNPHDQFLWSTHPWTKVG encoded by the coding sequence ATGACGGCGATCCTGCGGCGCCTGCTCGCCGCCGCAGTTCTGGCGAGCCTGTTGACCGGCTGCCTGCGGGGGACCACGAGCGGCGACAAGGCCGGCGGTCACGGTGCTCCGATCGTGCTCCGGCTGGCCGGTGCCGACCCGAGTCTCGAGGACGAACCGGCCGTCGCGTACTTCGCCCAGCGGGTAGGACAACGGTCCGGGCATCGGCTCAAGGTCGAGATCGTCAACGGCTGGGGCGGTTCCCGGCCGAGCGCGGAGCAACGCGTCGTCCGCGCGGTCGCCGGCGGGAAGGCCGATCTGGGCTGGGTCGGCACCCGCGTCTTCGACACCCTGGGCGTCCGGAGCCTGCAGGCGTTGACGGCCCCGATGCTCGTCGACAGCTACCCGGTGCAGCGCGCGGTGATCGAGAGTGAACTGCCGGAGCAGTTGCTCAGCCCGCTCGACACGTTGAAGGTCACCGGCCTCGCCGTCCTGGCCGACGGCCTGCAGAAACCCGTCGGGACCAGGCAGCCGCTGCTCGATCCGGGCGACTGGGCCGGCATCGGCTTCCAGTCCGCCCGGTCCGAACTGCACGCCACCTCGATCCTCGCCCTCGGCGCCACCCCGGTCGAACTCTGCTGCGAGGCCCTGGACCAGGCGCTGGTGGCCGGCACGGCGAGCGGGCTCGCACAGAATCTCCGGACGTACCAGGACAAGGGCATGGAGAACCTGGCCCGGTACGTCACCGTCAACGTGAACCTGTGGCCGCAGACGCTCGCCCTGATCGCCGGCTCGGAACGGTTCGCCCAGCTGACCGGCCGGCAGCGCTCCTGGATCCGGGCCGCCGCGGCCGACGCGGTCCAGCGGTCGCTCGATCTCGCCGACAACGACGCGCAGTACGTGCACGACCTCTGCGGGTCGGTCGCGTTCTTCGCGACCGCGTCCCAGCCCCAGCTCGCCGACCTGCGCCGCGCGTTCGTCGGGGTGTACCGCGAGCTCGAGCGGGATCCGTTGACCAAGGCAACCATCGGGCGGATCCGGCAGCTCAAGGACGCCGCCACACCGGCCGAGGACGTCGACATCCCGCCGGCCTGTACCCGGGCCCGCGCCGAGGATCCGCCGGCCGCGAGACCGGCGACCGCGCTGACCGGGGTGTACCGCTGGACGCTGACCGAGGACGACGCGCTCGCCCTCGGGACCAGCCTCGACCGCGACCCCGGCAAGCTCGCCTCGATGCCGTGGATCTTCACGATGACGCTCGGCCCACAGACCTGGACCCTGCACCGGAACGCACGGATCGAGAAGGGCAGCGGCAGCTACCTCGTCGAGGGCCACCGGATCACGTTCTTCTGGCCGCGCCCGGCCGGGATCAGCGTGCTCACCTTCACCGTGTCCGAGAACGCCGACGGCGACCTGACCCTCGAACCCGAGCTGCCGATGAACCCGCACGACCAGTTCCTCTGGTCCACCCATCCGTGGACCAAGGTCGGCTGA